The following are encoded together in the Salmonella enterica subsp. enterica serovar Choleraesuis genome:
- the ispD gene encoding 2-C-methyl-D-erythritol 4-phosphate cytidylyltransferase — protein sequence MAVSSRDIIAVVPAAGIGSRMQTECPKQYLTIGDKTILEHAVASVLRHPRVDKAIVALHPQDTHFRTLPLAHNERVIQVTGGAERAHSVLAGLQAAGDAAWVLVHDAARPCLHPDDLDNLIALTATSRVGGILAAPVRDTMKRSADGASVIESTVDRNNLWHALTPQLFPLPLLRDCLQRALAEGATITDEASALEYCGYRPELVSARADNIKVTRPEDLALAAFYLSHTTDMENS from the coding sequence ATGGCAGTTTCCTCAAGGGACATCATTGCCGTGGTACCGGCTGCCGGTATTGGCAGCCGTATGCAAACGGAATGTCCCAAGCAATATCTCACTATCGGCGATAAAACTATCCTCGAGCACGCCGTGGCCAGTGTGCTGCGCCATCCTCGCGTAGATAAGGCCATCGTGGCGCTACATCCGCAGGACACCCATTTCCGCACTTTGCCTCTGGCACATAATGAGCGGGTTATTCAGGTAACCGGCGGCGCGGAGCGTGCGCACTCGGTGCTGGCCGGATTGCAGGCTGCGGGAGACGCCGCCTGGGTTCTGGTGCATGACGCTGCGCGTCCTTGCCTGCATCCTGACGATTTAGACAATCTGATTGCGCTAACGGCGACCAGCCGGGTGGGCGGTATTTTAGCAGCACCGGTGCGCGATACGATGAAGCGTAGTGCAGATGGTGCCTCGGTTATCGAAAGTACTGTCGATCGTAATAACCTCTGGCATGCCCTGACTCCCCAGTTATTTCCTCTGCCACTGCTGCGCGATTGCCTGCAGCGGGCGCTGGCGGAAGGTGCAACTATCACCGATGAAGCTTCGGCGCTTGAATATTGTGGCTATCGTCCTGAATTGGTTAGCGCCCGAGCTGATAATATAAAAGTTACGCGCCCGGAAGACCTGGCGCTGGCGGCGTTTTATCTTAGCCATACCACAGACATGGAGAATTCATAA
- the surE gene encoding 5'/3'-nucleotidase SurE produces MAPGIQALAKALREFAEVQVVAPDRNRSGASNSLTLESSLRTIDYPNGDIAVQMGTPTDCVFLGVNTLMRPRPDIVVAGINAGPNLGDDVIYSGTVAAAMEGRHLGYPALAVSLNGHQHYDTAAAITCQLLRALNREPLRTGRILNVNVPDLPLEEIKGIRVTRCGSRHPAESVIPQQDPRGNTLYWIGPPGDKSDAGPDTDFAAVDEGYVSVTPLQVDLTAYKAQQVVSQWLKDAGMENQW; encoded by the coding sequence ATGGCGCCGGGTATTCAGGCGCTGGCTAAAGCTTTGCGCGAATTTGCCGAAGTGCAGGTTGTAGCACCCGATAGAAATCGCAGCGGGGCCTCTAACTCATTAACGCTTGAATCTTCGCTGCGTACCATCGATTATCCGAATGGCGATATTGCCGTGCAGATGGGAACTCCCACCGATTGCGTATTTCTGGGGGTAAATACCCTGATGCGCCCGCGTCCGGATATTGTCGTTGCTGGAATTAATGCCGGGCCGAATCTGGGTGATGACGTTATTTATTCCGGAACCGTCGCTGCGGCGATGGAGGGACGTCATCTGGGCTACCCGGCGCTGGCGGTATCATTAAATGGTCATCAGCACTACGATACGGCGGCAGCTATTACCTGCCAGTTACTGCGGGCGCTCAACCGCGAGCCGCTGCGAACCGGGCGTATTCTAAATGTGAATGTTCCTGACCTGCCGCTTGAAGAGATTAAAGGTATCCGGGTGACGCGCTGCGGCAGCCGCCATCCGGCTGAGAGCGTAATTCCGCAGCAGGATCCGCGCGGTAATACGCTCTACTGGATAGGGCCTCCGGGCGATAAATCTGACGCCGGGCCGGATACTGATTTCGCCGCTGTTGATGAAGGGTATGTTTCAGTAACGCCTTTGCAGGTCGATCTTACGGCTTATAAAGCGCAACAAGTTGTTAGCCAGTGGCTGAAGGACGCCGGGATGGAGAACCAATGGTAA
- the mutS gene encoding DNA mismatch repair protein MutS, giving the protein MDIKKNLDSHTPMMQQYLRLKAEHPEILLFYRMGDFYELFYDDAKRASQLLDISLTKRGASAGEPIPMAGVPHHAVENYLAKLVNLGESVAICEQIGDPATTKGPVERKVVRIVTPGTISDEALLEERQDNLLAAIWQDSRGFGYATLDISSGRFRLTEPEDTETMAAELQRTNPAELLYAEDFASPALIEGRRGLRRRPLWEFEQETARQQLNLQFGTRDLTGFGVENAARGLCAAGCLLQYVKDTQRTALPHIRSITMERPQDGIIMDAATRRNLEITVNMAGGLENTLAAVLDRTVTPMGSRMLKRWLHMPVRDINTLTRRQQTIQALQERCGELQPVLRQVGDLERILARLALRTARPRDLARMRHAFSQLPELQSQLADVDAEYVQTLRGQIGEFSELRDLLERAIIESPPVLVRDGGVIAPGYHEELDEWRALADGATDYLDKLEIREREKLGLDTLKVGFNAVHGYYIQVSRGQSHLVPIHYVRRQTLKNAERYIIPELKEYEDKVLTSKGKALSLEKQLYDQLFDLLLPHLAELQQSASALAELDVLTNLSERAMTLNYVCPTLSEAIGIHIEDGRHPVVEQVLSEPFIANPLQLAPQRRMLIVTGPNMGGKSTYMRQAALIVLMAYIGSFVPARKATIGPIDRIFTRVGAADDLASGRSTFMVEMTETANILHNATANSLVLMDEIGRGTSTYDGLSLAWACAENLATRIKALTLFATHYFELTALPEKLEGVANVHLDALEHGDTIAFMHSVQDGAASKSYGLAVAALAGVPKEVIKRARQKLRELESISPNAAATQVDGTQMSLLSAPEETSPALEALENLDPDSLSPRQALEWIYRLKSLV; this is encoded by the coding sequence ATGGATATCAAAAAAAACTTAGACTCCCATACCCCCATGATGCAACAGTACCTGCGCCTGAAAGCCGAGCATCCGGAAATTCTCCTGTTCTATCGGATGGGCGATTTCTACGAGCTGTTTTATGACGATGCAAAACGCGCTTCGCAGCTGTTGGATATCTCCCTGACCAAACGCGGCGCATCTGCCGGGGAGCCAATCCCTATGGCCGGGGTTCCTCACCACGCGGTGGAAAACTATCTGGCAAAGCTGGTGAATCTGGGTGAATCCGTCGCTATTTGTGAACAAATTGGCGATCCGGCGACCACCAAAGGTCCGGTTGAGCGCAAAGTTGTCCGTATCGTGACGCCGGGAACCATCAGCGATGAAGCCCTGCTGGAAGAGCGCCAGGACAATCTTTTAGCGGCCATCTGGCAGGATAGCCGCGGCTTTGGATACGCGACTCTGGATATCAGTTCCGGGCGCTTTCGCCTGACCGAGCCTGAAGATACCGAAACGATGGCCGCAGAGCTCCAGCGTACTAATCCGGCTGAACTGCTTTATGCCGAAGATTTTGCCAGCCCGGCATTAATTGAAGGCCGCCGTGGTCTGCGCCGTCGTCCGCTGTGGGAGTTTGAACAAGAAACTGCTCGCCAGCAGCTTAATCTGCAATTTGGCACTCGAGACCTTACCGGTTTTGGCGTCGAAAATGCCGCCCGGGGCCTGTGTGCCGCCGGCTGTCTGCTGCAATATGTCAAAGATACTCAGCGCACTGCGCTGCCGCATATCCGCTCCATCACTATGGAGCGGCCGCAGGATGGCATCATTATGGATGCCGCTACCCGTCGCAATCTGGAAATCACCGTCAATATGGCCGGAGGGCTGGAAAACACGCTGGCGGCAGTGCTGGACAGAACGGTGACTCCAATGGGCAGCCGTATGCTGAAACGCTGGCTGCATATGCCTGTTCGCGATATCAATACTCTGACCCGTCGCCAGCAAACCATTCAGGCGCTGCAAGAGAGATGCGGCGAACTGCAACCAGTGTTACGCCAGGTGGGTGACCTGGAGCGTATTCTGGCTCGACTGGCGCTACGCACCGCCCGCCCGCGCGACCTGGCCCGTATGCGCCATGCTTTTTCCCAACTGCCTGAGCTACAAAGCCAGCTCGCGGATGTTGATGCTGAATATGTTCAAACTCTGCGCGGCCAAATCGGAGAGTTTAGCGAGCTGCGCGACCTTCTTGAGCGCGCCATTATTGAATCGCCACCGGTACTGGTACGTGATGGCGGCGTTATCGCTCCCGGCTACCATGAAGAGCTTGATGAGTGGCGAGCGCTGGCTGATGGAGCTACGGATTATCTCGATAAACTGGAAATTCGTGAGCGTGAAAAGCTGGGGCTGGATACCCTTAAAGTTGGCTTCAATGCCGTGCATGGTTACTACATTCAGGTCAGCCGTGGTCAGAGCCATCTGGTGCCGATTCACTACGTGCGCCGCCAGACCCTGAAAAACGCCGAACGCTATATCATTCCCGAGCTAAAAGAGTACGAAGACAAGGTCCTAACCTCAAAAGGCAAAGCGCTATCTCTTGAAAAGCAGCTCTACGATCAGCTTTTCGATTTGCTGCTGCCGCATCTTGCCGAACTCCAGCAAAGCGCCAGCGCTCTGGCGGAGCTGGACGTTCTGACTAACCTGTCTGAGCGAGCGATGACGCTCAATTACGTATGTCCAACGCTCAGCGAAGCGATCGGCATTCATATTGAAGACGGGCGTCATCCGGTGGTTGAGCAGGTGCTGAGCGAGCCGTTCATCGCCAACCCATTACAATTAGCTCCTCAGCGCAGAATGTTGATTGTTACCGGCCCGAATATGGGCGGTAAAAGTACCTATATGCGCCAGGCGGCATTGATCGTCCTGATGGCCTATATCGGCAGTTTTGTTCCGGCTCGCAAGGCCACTATCGGGCCGATTGACCGGATATTCACCCGCGTAGGCGCTGCCGACGACCTGGCTTCCGGTCGCTCTACCTTTATGGTGGAAATGACTGAAACGGCAAATATTCTTCATAATGCCACAGCTAACAGCCTGGTGCTGATGGATGAAATTGGCCGCGGCACCTCCACTTATGACGGACTATCGCTGGCCTGGGCCTGTGCAGAAAATCTTGCAACCCGCATCAAAGCTCTAACCCTGTTTGCTACCCACTACTTTGAGCTGACCGCTTTACCGGAAAAACTCGAAGGCGTAGCCAATGTGCATCTGGATGCACTGGAGCATGGCGATACCATCGCATTTATGCACAGCGTGCAGGATGGAGCAGCGAGTAAAAGCTATGGGCTGGCGGTTGCTGCGCTGGCAGGAGTACCAAAGGAAGTCATTAAGCGCGCCCGCCAGAAGCTGCGTGAGCTGGAAAGTATTTCGCCAAATGCGGCCGCTACTCAGGTGGATGGCACCCAGATGTCGCTATTATCGGCACCAGAAGAGACCTCTCCAGCCCTGGAAGCTTTGGAAAATCTGGACCCTGACTCTCTGTCACCTCGACAGGCGTTGGAGTGGATTTACCGGCTTAAAAGCCTGGTGTAG
- the truD gene encoding tRNA pseudouridine synthase D: MSQEHELYWLHQAPKAQGILKASPEDFVVTEDLGFGPDGDGEHLLVRILKRGCNTRFVADALAKFLKVSAREVSFAGQKDKHAVAEQWFCVRLPGNNPVDLSGFNLEGCEVLEYARHRRKLRLGALKGNSFTLVLREVTDKEDVTARLQAILNQGVPNYFGTQRFGLGGSNISAARRWAAGGPPLRDRNKRSFALSAARSAMFNHVVSQRLKKMEFNQVVDGDALQLAGRGSWFVANGDELTTLQTRVNDGELMLTAPLPGSGEWGPQRAALAFEQDCLSHEGELLALLDEQRVDASRRALMLYPQQLSWSWWDDITLELKFWLPAGSFATSVVRELINTADNYADIAE; this comes from the coding sequence GTGAGTCAGGAGCACGAACTTTATTGGTTGCACCAGGCCCCAAAGGCTCAGGGCATACTCAAAGCCAGCCCTGAAGATTTTGTCGTTACCGAGGACCTGGGTTTTGGCCCTGACGGTGATGGCGAGCACCTGTTGGTGCGGATATTAAAGCGTGGCTGCAACACCCGTTTTGTTGCCGATGCGCTGGCAAAATTTCTTAAAGTGTCTGCCCGCGAAGTGAGTTTTGCCGGGCAGAAAGATAAGCATGCGGTAGCCGAACAGTGGTTCTGCGTGCGGTTGCCGGGGAATAATCCGGTCGACCTGTCTGGCTTTAACCTCGAGGGTTGTGAAGTTCTCGAGTATGCCCGCCACCGTCGTAAGCTTCGTTTGGGGGCGCTGAAAGGTAACTCTTTCACTCTGGTATTGCGCGAAGTGACCGATAAAGAAGATGTTACTGCGCGCTTGCAGGCCATCCTCAATCAGGGTGTGCCGAACTATTTTGGCACTCAGCGCTTTGGGCTCGGCGGGAGCAACATCAGTGCAGCCCGCCGCTGGGCCGCGGGTGGCCCGCCGTTGCGCGATCGTAATAAACGCAGTTTTGCTTTATCGGCGGCTCGCAGCGCCATGTTTAACCATGTAGTAAGCCAGCGTCTGAAAAAAATGGAATTTAATCAGGTTGTTGATGGCGATGCGCTACAATTAGCGGGCCGCGGCAGCTGGTTCGTCGCTAACGGTGATGAGCTTACCACTTTGCAAACCAGAGTTAACGACGGTGAATTAATGCTCACCGCGCCATTGCCGGGGAGCGGAGAGTGGGGGCCGCAGCGGGCGGCGCTGGCTTTCGAACAGGATTGCCTTAGCCATGAAGGTGAGCTGCTGGCGTTGTTGGATGAGCAGCGCGTTGATGCCTCGCGTCGGGCTTTGATGCTATACCCGCAGCAGCTCAGCTGGAGCTGGTGGGATGATATTACTTTAGAGCTGAAGTTCTGGCTGCCCGCCGGAAGTTTTGCCACCAGCGTGGTCAGGGAGCTAATTAATACAGCGGATAACTATGCGGATATTGCTGAGTAA
- the ispF gene encoding 2-C-methyl-D-erythritol 2,4-cyclodiphosphate synthase codes for MRIGHGFDVHAFGGEGPIVIGGVRIPFDRGLLAHSDGDVALHALTDALLGAAALGDIGKLFPDTDPAFKGADSRALLREAWSRIQAKGYRLGNVDVTIIAQAPKMAPHIPQMRVFIAEDLGCHMDDVNVKATTTEKLGFTGRGEGIACEAVALLLRVEK; via the coding sequence ATGCGAATCGGACACGGTTTCGATGTACATGCCTTTGGCGGCGAAGGCCCGATTGTTATCGGTGGGGTGCGAATTCCATTTGACCGGGGTCTGCTTGCGCATTCCGATGGCGATGTGGCGCTGCACGCGCTGACTGACGCACTGCTGGGCGCTGCGGCGCTGGGCGATATTGGCAAATTATTTCCTGATACCGATCCGGCTTTTAAAGGTGCCGACAGCCGCGCTTTACTGCGTGAGGCATGGTCGCGGATTCAGGCTAAAGGCTATCGGCTTGGCAATGTCGACGTTACGATTATTGCCCAGGCGCCGAAGATGGCGCCTCATATTCCTCAGATGCGGGTCTTTATTGCCGAAGATTTGGGATGCCATATGGATGACGTCAATGTGAAGGCGACCACTACCGAAAAACTTGGTTTTACCGGACGCGGCGAAGGGATTGCCTGCGAGGCAGTTGCTTTATTGCTGAGGGTAGAAAAGTGA
- a CDS encoding ATPase P, translating into MKVKAPDTIAIVHCLPGRLRVRVPQLRSMPDSASWLKRQLLSMPGVTGTRLRPEARSAVITFDSQQTNQHQLLERLQNLDWSLRSAGEYEAEYCGGDNLLNLGGLALSYALPKKWGALPTLLLTAGTLSEGAEQLMHRELKVEVLDALALGLSMARGDYRTTMLTQSLLTLGEYMEQETSRHSDALLASLMQPREHPVWVDRAGESVEILSSELVNGDEMLLGPGDNIPADGTVLRGVGLINQSSMTGESVPVRREAGAWVYSGTQVQDGNIVVRAERVGDDSSTANIRRFITDSLSQRSETQKVTQQMADRRVAITLGVGAAVFAMTRDWQRLASVFLVDYSCALKLSTPIAFKSIMYRAARNGLLLKGGRAIEQFAAVDTVVFDKTGTLTYGDMQVTDVVSFDPERAWAQRLLAIAASVEEHSNHPLARAVVAAAEDHELPHINHGEVEYVIAHGLLSQLDDHQMVIGSRHFLSCHYDIDFSPYEDEIKALEQQGRHLLFIGLDTQLVGMIGLQDNVRDEAAQVISQLREQGIRKVVLLTGDREEKAAALAEELGIDSYFAEATPESKVEVVRQLQEQGHRVLFVGDGINDAPVLTQADVGLAMNQSTELAQQAADAVLLQDNLHGIAVARELSLEAMKLVTSNIRLTEWVNSAIMLAAAFGWLKPTASALLHNGTTLGVLLRSLAAKNAGK; encoded by the coding sequence GTGAAAGTAAAAGCGCCAGACACGATAGCCATTGTGCACTGTCTGCCGGGGAGGCTGCGCGTTCGTGTTCCTCAGTTGCGCTCGATGCCGGACAGCGCGTCCTGGCTCAAGCGCCAGCTTTTATCTATGCCCGGCGTGACCGGAACGCGCCTGCGTCCTGAGGCACGTTCTGCGGTAATTACATTTGACTCCCAGCAAACGAATCAGCACCAGCTACTTGAGCGGTTGCAAAATCTCGACTGGTCCTTGCGTAGCGCAGGTGAATATGAGGCGGAATATTGCGGTGGCGATAACCTGCTAAATCTGGGCGGGCTGGCCCTGTCGTATGCGTTGCCTAAAAAATGGGGTGCGCTTCCAACCCTGCTTTTGACTGCCGGAACCTTGAGTGAAGGTGCCGAACAGTTGATGCATCGCGAGCTAAAGGTGGAAGTGCTCGATGCGCTGGCTTTGGGGCTTTCGATGGCGCGAGGGGACTACCGCACCACTATGCTAACCCAGTCTCTGTTGACCCTGGGCGAGTATATGGAGCAGGAGACCAGTCGTCATTCAGATGCGCTTCTGGCAAGCCTGATGCAGCCGCGTGAACATCCTGTTTGGGTAGATCGTGCAGGCGAAAGCGTGGAGATTTTATCTTCTGAGCTGGTTAACGGTGATGAGATGCTGCTGGGGCCGGGAGATAATATTCCCGCCGATGGTACGGTTCTGCGCGGTGTGGGGCTTATCAACCAATCATCGATGACGGGGGAAAGCGTACCGGTACGTCGTGAAGCTGGAGCCTGGGTTTACTCCGGTACTCAGGTGCAGGATGGTAATATCGTGGTGCGTGCAGAGCGAGTAGGTGATGACTCATCTACCGCCAATATTCGCCGCTTTATCACTGACTCACTCAGCCAGCGTAGCGAAACGCAAAAAGTCACCCAACAGATGGCCGATCGCCGGGTCGCTATTACGCTGGGTGTGGGGGCAGCTGTTTTTGCGATGACTCGCGACTGGCAGCGCCTGGCTTCAGTATTTCTGGTGGATTACTCCTGTGCGCTTAAGCTCAGCACGCCTATTGCGTTTAAATCGATTATGTATCGGGCGGCGCGTAATGGTTTGCTGCTGAAAGGCGGCAGGGCGATTGAGCAGTTCGCGGCGGTCGATACCGTCGTATTCGATAAAACCGGCACCCTGACTTATGGCGATATGCAGGTTACTGATGTTGTCAGCTTCGATCCTGAGCGTGCCTGGGCTCAGCGTCTTCTGGCTATCGCTGCCTCTGTTGAAGAGCATAGTAACCACCCGTTAGCGCGTGCCGTGGTAGCTGCAGCAGAAGATCATGAACTACCGCATATAAATCATGGTGAAGTTGAATACGTTATCGCTCATGGCTTACTTAGCCAGCTTGACGATCACCAGATGGTTATCGGCAGTCGCCACTTCCTGAGCTGCCACTACGATATCGATTTCTCCCCTTATGAAGACGAAATCAAGGCGCTAGAACAGCAGGGAAGGCATCTGCTGTTTATCGGTCTGGATACCCAGTTAGTGGGGATGATTGGCTTACAGGACAACGTGCGTGATGAAGCCGCTCAGGTGATAAGCCAGCTGCGTGAGCAAGGCATCCGCAAAGTTGTGCTGCTGACAGGAGATAGGGAAGAGAAAGCGGCAGCTCTGGCCGAAGAGCTTGGCATCGATAGCTACTTTGCTGAGGCCACGCCGGAAAGCAAAGTTGAAGTGGTGCGCCAGCTTCAGGAGCAGGGGCATCGTGTCCTGTTTGTTGGCGATGGCATCAACGATGCGCCGGTTCTGACTCAGGCCGATGTAGGCCTGGCGATGAATCAAAGTACGGAGCTGGCCCAACAGGCGGCAGATGCCGTGTTGTTGCAGGATAATCTGCATGGCATAGCTGTCGCTCGTGAACTTTCTTTGGAAGCAATGAAGCTGGTTACCAGCAACATTCGCCTGACCGAGTGGGTGAACAGCGCCATTATGCTGGCTGCGGCATTTGGCTGGCTGAAACCAACGGCCAGCGCGTTGCTGCATAATGGGACGACGCTTGGGGTTCTGTTACGGTCACTGGCGGCCAAAAACGCCGGAAAATAA
- the rpoS gene encoding RNA polymerase sigma factor RpoS: MSQNTLKVHDLTEDAEYDENGAEAFDEKALVEEEPSDNDLAEEELLSQGATQRVLDATQLYLGEIGYSPLLTAEEEVYFARRALRGDVASRRRMIESNLRLVVKIARRYSNRGLALLDLIEEGNLGLIRAVEKFDPERGFRFSTYATWWIRQTIERAIMNQTRTIRLPIHIVKELNVYLRTARELSHKLDHEPSAEEIAEQLDKPVDDVSRMLRLNERITSVDTPLGGDSEKALLDILADEKDGGPEDTTQDDDMKQSIVKWLFELNAKQREVLARRFGLLGYEAATLEDVGREIGLTRERVRQIQVEGLRRLREILQGQGLSIEALFRE, encoded by the coding sequence ATGAGTCAGAATACGCTGAAAGTTCATGATTTAACTGAAGACGCGGAATATGATGAGAACGGAGCAGAGGCTTTTGATGAGAAAGCCTTAGTAGAAGAGGAACCCAGTGATAACGATTTGGCTGAGGAAGAGCTACTGTCACAGGGTGCGACTCAGCGTGTGCTGGATGCCACACAGCTCTATCTGGGGGAGATCGGTTACTCTCCGCTGTTAACAGCCGAAGAAGAAGTTTATTTTGCCCGCCGCGCTCTGCGTGGAGATGTGGCTTCGCGTCGCCGCATGATTGAAAGTAACCTGCGCCTGGTGGTGAAAATCGCCCGCCGTTACAGCAATCGTGGTCTGGCACTGCTGGACCTTATCGAAGAGGGCAATCTTGGTTTGATTCGCGCCGTTGAGAAGTTTGACCCGGAGCGCGGGTTCCGTTTCTCAACTTACGCAACCTGGTGGATTCGTCAGACAATCGAACGAGCCATCATGAATCAGACGCGTACCATTCGTCTGCCTATTCATATTGTTAAAGAGCTGAACGTATATCTGCGTACTGCTCGCGAGCTTTCTCATAAACTCGACCACGAACCAAGTGCCGAAGAGATTGCGGAACAATTGGATAAGCCGGTGGATGACGTTAGCCGCATGCTGCGCCTTAATGAGCGCATCACCTCTGTGGATACGCCACTGGGTGGTGATTCTGAAAAAGCGCTGCTGGATATCCTGGCAGATGAAAAGGATGGCGGCCCGGAAGACACCACGCAGGACGACGATATGAAACAAAGTATCGTTAAATGGCTGTTCGAACTGAACGCCAAACAGCGTGAGGTACTGGCCCGACGTTTTGGCCTGCTGGGTTATGAAGCCGCTACGCTAGAAGATGTAGGCCGTGAAATCGGTTTAACCCGTGAGCGTGTACGTCAGATTCAGGTAGAAGGTTTGCGTCGGCTGCGTGAAATCCTGCAAGGGCAGGGCTTGAGTATCGAAGCGTTGTTTCGTGAATAA
- the nlpD gene encoding murein hydrolase activator NlpD encodes MLSPQPQTTPSQVQPVQPQIQQPQIQPQIEQPQIQPTRTQTQTAKPRTHRSKPVAEQPVEVRDGKIVYNRKYGDIPKGSYDGGSTYTVKHGDTLFYIAWITGNDFRDLAERNNVAAPYGLTVGQKLKVGNSSGAPITGENAITAADAQAQGVSKTTAQNSNTVVASQPTIKYSENSGEQSANKMLPGSTAAATTVTAPVATKSTASTAVPSASSASDSSPISTWRWPTSGSIIENFSASEGGNKGIDIAGSKGQAVVATADGRVVYAGNALRGYGNLIIIKHNDDYLSAYAHNDTMLVREQQEVKAGQKIATMGSTGTSSTRLHFEIRYKGKSVNPLRYLPQR; translated from the coding sequence ATGCTGTCGCCTCAGCCGCAGACCACTCCCTCACAGGTTCAGCCGGTTCAACCGCAGATCCAGCAGCCGCAAATCCAGCCGCAGATTGAACAGCCGCAAATTCAACCGACCCGTACGCAGACTCAAACGGCTAAACCACGCACTCATCGTTCTAAACCCGTTGCTGAGCAGCCGGTTGAAGTACGTGACGGCAAGATAGTCTACAACCGTAAATACGGGGATATTCCTAAGGGTAGCTATGATGGTGGCAGCACCTATACCGTAAAACATGGGGATACCCTGTTCTACATTGCCTGGATTACCGGTAATGATTTCCGTGACCTTGCGGAGCGTAACAATGTCGCGGCACCTTACGGCCTGACCGTCGGTCAAAAGCTGAAAGTAGGTAATAGCTCCGGTGCGCCAATTACTGGCGAAAACGCTATTACCGCAGCAGATGCGCAGGCGCAAGGGGTTTCTAAAACTACGGCACAAAATTCCAACACTGTTGTTGCGTCCCAACCGACAATTAAGTATTCTGAAAACTCAGGTGAACAAAGTGCTAACAAGATGTTGCCTGGAAGCACTGCCGCTGCGACAACTGTCACAGCTCCAGTTGCCACCAAATCAACAGCTAGCACAGCCGTACCGTCTGCCAGCAGTGCGTCGGATAGCTCGCCAATCTCTACATGGCGCTGGCCGACGTCCGGCAGCATTATCGAGAACTTCTCTGCCTCTGAAGGCGGTAATAAAGGTATCGATATTGCTGGTAGCAAGGGCCAGGCCGTGGTCGCAACCGCCGATGGGCGGGTCGTCTATGCCGGGAACGCGCTACGCGGATACGGTAATCTTATTATCATAAAACATAACGATGATTACCTGAGTGCCTACGCCCATAACGATACAATGCTGGTTCGGGAACAACAGGAAGTTAAGGCGGGGCAGAAAATTGCTACCATGGGTAGCACCGGAACCAGTTCTACACGTTTGCATTTTGAAATTCGTTACAAGGGGAAATCCGTAAACCCGCTGCGTTATTTACCGCAGCGATAA
- the pcm gene encoding protein-L-isoaspartate O-methyltransferase codes for MVNNRVETLLNLLRGQGIKDERVLQAIAMVPRDKFIDEAFEHNAWANMALPIGSGQTISQPYMVARMTELLELTPESRVLEIGTGSGYQTAILANLVRHVCSVERIKGLQWQARRRLKQLDLHNVSTRHGDGWLGWRARAPFDAIIVTAAPPEVPVALIEQLADGGVLVLPVGEERQSLKRIRRYGDEITIDTIEAVRFVPLVKGELA; via the coding sequence ATGGTAAATAATCGCGTAGAAACACTACTCAATCTGCTTAGGGGACAAGGCATCAAAGATGAGCGTGTTCTGCAGGCGATTGCCATGGTGCCGCGCGATAAATTTATCGATGAAGCCTTCGAACATAATGCCTGGGCCAATATGGCGCTGCCAATAGGCTCCGGGCAGACTATCTCACAGCCTTATATGGTTGCCCGAATGACCGAGCTGCTTGAGCTTACGCCTGAGTCCAGAGTTCTGGAGATCGGCACCGGTTCAGGTTACCAGACGGCTATTCTGGCCAATCTGGTTCGTCACGTCTGTTCCGTCGAAAGAATTAAAGGGCTGCAATGGCAGGCTCGCCGCCGCCTGAAGCAGCTCGATTTACATAATGTTTCAACTCGCCATGGCGATGGCTGGCTTGGATGGCGGGCACGCGCGCCATTTGACGCTATTATCGTTACGGCAGCACCGCCAGAAGTTCCGGTTGCTTTAATTGAGCAACTTGCCGATGGTGGCGTACTGGTGCTTCCGGTCGGTGAGGAACGTCAGTCTTTGAAGCGCATTCGTCGTTATGGTGACGAAATTACTATCGATACGATTGAAGCCGTGCGTTTTGTTCCCTTAGTTAAAGGTGAACTGGCGTAA
- the ftsB gene encoding cell division protein FtsB: MGKLTLLLLALLAWLQYSLWFGKNGVYDYTRVNDDVAAQQATNAKLKARNDQLFAEIDDLNGGQEAIEERARNELSMTKPGETFYRLVPDGSGRSGGSSSYNR, encoded by the coding sequence ATGGGTAAACTTACGCTGCTATTACTGGCTTTGCTGGCCTGGCTGCAGTATTCGCTGTGGTTTGGTAAAAACGGCGTTTATGACTATACGCGCGTTAATGATGATGTGGCCGCTCAGCAGGCGACTAATGCGAAACTGAAGGCGCGTAACGACCAGTTGTTTGCCGAAATAGACGATCTTAATGGTGGCCAGGAGGCCATTGAAGAGCGCGCTCGCAATGAGCTGAGCATGACCAAACCGGGGGAAACCTTTTACCGTCTGGTACCCGATGGCTCGGGTCGCTCCGGCGGGTCCTCCTCATATAACCGATAA